One Oryza sativa Japonica Group chromosome 8, ASM3414082v1 DNA window includes the following coding sequences:
- the LOC4345303 gene encoding probable fucosyltransferase 8 translates to MEMSGAGAGGVPTKLEHDDAAAVAAEREPCGGGAPRREEKERWRRVLVVGCLVALLLFAFFVLGRESASEVLQIASSKLSAMNGGFTTKNPSHGGGAAKHADELLGGLLAPGMDRRSCRSRYQAAHYYKHFPYAPSPHLLDKLRAYEARHRRCAPGTPLYNRSVEQLRSGRSAGGVECNYVVWLPFDGLGNRMLSMVSGFLYALLTDRVLLVDLPHDSSDLFCEPFPGATWLLPPDFPVANLFGLGPRPEQSYTTLLNKKKITAVVNNDDDPASKNATAALPPPPAYVYLSLGYQMADKLFFCGDDQRALAKVNWLLLYSDLYFVPSLYSVAEFNGELRRLFPAKESACHLLARYLLHPTNAVWGMVTRYYNSYLAQASRRIGVQIRMFNFASIPVDDLYNQILTCSRQEHVLPETTTDNDNDDDLATAYDSNSSNGSGGGNYSAILIASLYPDYYERIRATYYEHATRGRVRVGVFQPTHEERQATQRLFHNQKALAEILLLGFSDELVTSGMSTFGYVGSSLAGVRPTILMPAHGHRVPAPPCRRAVSMEPCNLTPPRVGEAECREMAAVVDKEDVARHVKVCEDFDRGVKFFD, encoded by the coding sequence ATGGAGATGAGCGGCGCCGGAGCGGGAGGCGTGCCGACAAAGCTGGAGCACGACGACGCtgcggctgtggcggcggagcgggagccgtgcggcggcggcgcgccgaggagggaggagaaggagcgGTGGCGACGGGTGCTGGTCGTCGGCTGCCTGGTGGCGCTGCTCCTCTTCGCGTTCTTCGTCCTCGGGCGGGAGAGCGCGTCGGAGGTTCTGCAGATCGCGAGCTCCAAGCTGTCCGCGATGAACGGAGGGTTTACGACGAAAAACCCTTCTcatggcggtggcgccgccaaGCATGCCGACGAGCTCCTCGGCGGGCTGCTGGCGCCGGGCATGGACCGGCGGTCGTGCCGGAGCCGGTACCAGGCGGCGCATTACTACAAGCACTTCCCCtacgcgccgtcgccgcacctCCTGGACAAGCTGCGCGCCTACGAGGCTCGGCACCGGAGGTGCGCGCCGGGGACGCCGCTGTACAACCGCTCCGTCGAGCAGCTCCGGTCCGGCCgcagcgccggcggcgtggagtGCAACTACGTCGTCTGGCTCCCCTTCGACGGCCTCGGCAACCGCATGCTGTCCATGGTGAGCGGCTTCCTCTACGCGCTCCTCACCGACcgcgtcctcctcgtcgacctGCCCCATGACTCCTCCGACCTCTTCTGCGAGCCCTTCCCCGGCGCGACATGGCTGCTCCCGCCGGACTTCCCCGTCGCCAACCTcttcggcctcgggccgaggccCGAGCAGTCGTACACGACCCTCctgaacaagaagaagatcaccgccgtcgtcaacaacgacgacgacccggcATCAAAGAACGCCAcggccgcgctgccgccgccgccggcgtacgTGTACCTGAGCCTAGGGTACCAGATGGCGGACAAGCTCTTCTTCTGCGGCGACGACCAGCGCGCGCTCGCCAAGGTGAACTGGCTGCTGCTGTACAGCGACCTCTACTTCGTCCCGTCGCTCTACTCCGTCGCCGAGTTCaacggcgagctccggcggctgTTCCCGGCGAAGGAGAGCGCGTGCCACCTCCTCGCCCGCTACCTCCTCCACCCGACCAACGCCGTGTGGGGCATGGTGACACGCTACTACAACTCCTACCTAGCCCAGGCAAGCCGCCGCATCGGCGTCCAGATCAGGATGTTCAACTTCGCCTCCATCCCCGTCGACGACCTCTACAATCAGATCCTCACCTGCTCCCGCCAAGAACACGTTCTACCGGAAACCACCACcgacaacgacaacgacgacgatctTGCCACGGCGTAcgacagcaacagcagcaatggcagcggtggcggcaacTACTCGGCCATCCTGATCGCGTCGCTGTACCCGGACTACTACGAGAGGATCCGGGCGACGTACTACGAGCACGCGACGAGGGGAAGGGTGAGGGTGGGGGTGTTCCAGCCGACGCACGAGGAGAGGCAGGCGACGCAGAGGCTGTTCCACAACCAGaaggcgctggcggagatcctCCTGCTGGGGTTCTCCGACGAGCTCGTCACGTCCGGGATGTCGACGTTCGGGTACGTGGGCAGCAGCCTCGCGGGCGTGCGGCCGACGATCCTGATGCCCGCGCACGGCCACAGggtccccgcgccgccgtgccggcgagcCGTGTCCATGGAGCCGTGCAACCTCACGCCGCCGCGGGTGGGCGAGGCGGAGTGCCGGGAgatggccgccgtcgtcgacaagGAGGACGTGGCCCGGCACGTCAAGGTCTGCGAGGACTTTGATAGAGGGGTGAAGTTTTTCGATTGA